The following proteins are encoded in a genomic region of Arthrobacter jiangjiafuii:
- a CDS encoding FAD-dependent oxidoreductase: MESLWLASAPSIATDPFSPGISYDTVVAGAGLTGLTTALLLARRGQKVLVVEARHVGAVTSGNTTAKVSLLQGTRLSSISSHQGPDATRGYVRANRAGQDWLLDFCRQHGIDHDIRTAYTYAVSDQGRQILESELAASLAAGLEVRLTRDTELPFAVTGALELAGQVQIHPLQALAALAAEFRSAGGTLVEGVRVTGTRKSPEHPVQVLTASGSVFARQLVLATGIPVLDRGGYFARLLPLRSYAMAHPVQGGVPQGMYLSIDSPSRSLRTARVGGTEYLISGGNGHAVGRHPHPQALVDDLAAWAVDHFPVAPPAYSWSAQDYEPAAGLPYVGRIPLGEGNIFAATGFNKWGMANAVAAALVVSGEIAPAEDAGAPLERYYESRLSPRDALTVVRDNAEVGLEMIAGWASAMTGTEDGAPPEGQGMVVRRSVKPVGICTVGGKTSRVSAVCPHLGGVLSWNDAEASWDCPLHGSRFAADGELLEGPAVRGLEKP; the protein is encoded by the coding sequence ATGGAATCCCTTTGGCTCGCCAGCGCGCCGTCCATAGCCACCGATCCCTTCTCGCCCGGCATCTCCTATGACACCGTGGTGGCCGGGGCGGGCCTGACCGGCCTCACCACGGCCCTGCTGCTGGCCCGGCGGGGACAGAAAGTGCTGGTGGTGGAGGCCCGCCACGTGGGAGCGGTGACCTCAGGCAACACCACCGCCAAGGTTTCCCTGCTCCAGGGCACCCGGCTTTCCAGCATTTCCTCACATCAGGGACCCGATGCAACGCGCGGCTACGTCCGGGCCAACCGCGCCGGACAGGATTGGCTGCTCGATTTCTGCCGCCAGCATGGGATCGACCATGACATCCGCACCGCCTATACCTATGCGGTGTCCGACCAGGGCCGGCAGATCCTGGAAAGCGAACTCGCCGCCAGCCTGGCCGCCGGCCTCGAGGTGCGCCTCACCCGCGACACCGAGCTGCCCTTCGCCGTGACCGGTGCCCTGGAACTGGCAGGCCAGGTGCAGATCCATCCGCTGCAGGCCCTCGCGGCGCTGGCTGCGGAGTTCCGCTCTGCCGGCGGAACACTGGTCGAGGGTGTGAGGGTGACGGGGACCCGCAAGTCTCCGGAACACCCGGTCCAGGTTCTGACTGCTTCCGGCTCGGTGTTTGCCCGGCAGTTGGTCCTGGCCACCGGCATTCCGGTCCTGGACCGCGGTGGTTACTTCGCCCGACTGCTGCCCCTGCGCTCCTATGCCATGGCCCATCCGGTTCAGGGCGGCGTTCCGCAGGGCATGTACCTTTCCATTGACTCGCCGTCCAGGTCGCTGCGCACGGCCCGGGTGGGCGGCACCGAGTACCTGATATCGGGCGGCAACGGGCACGCCGTCGGGCGCCATCCCCATCCCCAGGCGCTGGTGGATGATCTGGCGGCCTGGGCGGTCGACCATTTCCCGGTGGCGCCCCCGGCCTACTCCTGGTCCGCGCAGGACTATGAGCCGGCGGCAGGCCTGCCCTATGTAGGGCGAATACCGCTGGGGGAGGGAAATATCTTCGCTGCCACCGGCTTCAACAAGTGGGGAATGGCAAACGCGGTGGCAGCGGCCCTGGTCGTCAGCGGGGAGATCGCACCGGCGGAGGATGCAGGCGCTCCGCTGGAGCGCTACTACGAATCACGGCTTTCCCCCCGCGACGCCCTGACTGTGGTGCGGGACAACGCAGAGGTGGGGCTGGAGATGATTGCCGGCTGGGCCTCGGCAATGACCGGCACGGAGGATGGCGCCCCGCCCGAGGGCCAGGGCATGGTCGTCCGGCGATCCGTCAAGCCAGTAGGCATCTGCACGGTGGGAGGCAAGACGTCCCGGGTGTCGGCGGTCTGCCCGCACCTTGGCGGGGTGCTCTCCTGGAACGACGCCGAAGCCTCCTGGGACTGTCCGCTGCATGGCTCGCGCTTTGCTGCCGACGGCGAATTGCTGGAAGGTCCGGCCGTCAGGGGCCTGGAGAAACCCTGA
- a CDS encoding DUF4383 domain-containing protein has protein sequence MSYPASGRSLRRTNAQRASWYFGLVFIVIGVLGFVPGITGNYEALYFSGYTSEAVLLGVFQVSILHNIVHLIFGFLGLIMARTHSLARIYLIGGGIVYLLLFIYGLMVPHHSESNFVPVNTADNWLHLILAVVMVGLGLIFGKRPATGRTSTA, from the coding sequence ATGTCCTATCCCGCCAGCGGCAGGTCACTGCGCCGCACCAACGCCCAACGGGCCTCCTGGTATTTCGGCCTCGTTTTTATCGTGATCGGCGTTTTGGGTTTCGTCCCGGGAATCACCGGAAACTATGAGGCACTTTATTTCTCCGGCTATACATCCGAGGCGGTGCTGCTAGGGGTGTTCCAGGTGTCGATTCTGCACAACATCGTCCACCTGATCTTCGGTTTCCTCGGTTTGATCATGGCCAGAACCCACAGCCTGGCCCGGATCTACCTCATTGGCGGGGGAATCGTGTACCTGTTGCTGTTCATCTACGGCCTGATGGTTCCCCATCACTCAGAAAGCAACTTTGTCCCGGTGAACACTGCCGACAACTGGCTGCACCTGATCCTGGCCGTGGTCATGGTGGGTCTGGGCCTGATTTTCGGCAAACGTCCGGCCACGGGGCGGACATCTACCGCGTAA
- a CDS encoding acyl-CoA dehydrogenase, whose product MDSTSFPAALMGFGAQDAPGLPQLATDAAAVNGSPAAALALAERLAPEAPLPGQGETSRLFSILAVVAAADLTAARTLEPHLDALAILEQSESPAEPGSWGVFAAEGQGMVLNAELTPEGWELSGRKPWCSLAGSLDYAVVTAHTGAGRRRAFAVDLRQPGVQPVPGTWVSRGLAAVDSGPVDFNRARARPVGADNWYLERPGFAWGGIGVAACWYGGAVGVARRMFAAAQDREPDQIAQMLLGKADLRLQAARSVLASAADRIDSGRADGRDGAILAQQVRGIVADAGEEVLILADHGLGPGPLALEEEHARRTADLRIYLRQHHAERDYAALGRALLQDGGAPW is encoded by the coding sequence GTGGACAGCACATCTTTTCCGGCAGCGCTCATGGGATTCGGCGCGCAGGACGCGCCCGGGCTGCCGCAGCTGGCTACTGACGCGGCAGCGGTAAACGGTTCACCCGCCGCCGCCCTGGCCCTGGCTGAGCGGCTCGCCCCGGAGGCACCACTGCCCGGCCAGGGGGAGACCAGCCGGTTGTTCTCCATCCTGGCCGTGGTTGCCGCCGCCGACCTGACTGCAGCCCGCACGCTTGAACCCCATCTGGATGCCCTCGCCATATTGGAGCAGTCCGAAAGCCCGGCCGAACCCGGCAGCTGGGGTGTCTTCGCCGCAGAGGGCCAGGGAATGGTACTCAACGCCGAGCTGACCCCTGAGGGCTGGGAACTCTCCGGGCGCAAACCGTGGTGTTCCCTGGCCGGAAGCCTGGACTACGCAGTTGTCACGGCCCATACGGGTGCCGGCCGCCGCCGCGCCTTTGCCGTGGACCTCCGCCAGCCAGGTGTGCAACCGGTCCCGGGCACCTGGGTCAGCCGCGGACTGGCGGCAGTGGACAGCGGACCGGTGGACTTCAACCGTGCCCGGGCCCGCCCGGTAGGTGCGGACAACTGGTACCTCGAACGTCCGGGCTTCGCGTGGGGCGGGATCGGCGTGGCTGCCTGCTGGTACGGCGGGGCCGTCGGCGTGGCCCGCCGGATGTTCGCCGCAGCGCAGGATCGGGAGCCGGACCAGATTGCGCAGATGCTGCTGGGTAAGGCGGACCTGCGGCTGCAGGCAGCCCGTTCCGTGCTGGCGTCCGCTGCGGACCGGATTGATTCCGGCCGGGCCGATGGCCGCGACGGCGCCATCCTCGCGCAGCAGGTGCGGGGGATCGTGGCCGATGCCGGCGAAGAAGTCCTGATCCTGGCGGACCACGGCCTCGGGCCGGGACCGCTGGCACTGGAGGAGGAACACGCCCGGCGCACCGCCGACCTGCGGATCTACCTGCGCCAGCACCATGCGGAGCGCGACTATGCAGCCCTGGGCCGGGCCCTGCTGCAGGACGGCGGTGCTCCATGGTGA
- a CDS encoding bifunctional PIG-L family deacetylase/class I SAM-dependent methyltransferase has translation MVSFSHLDDSVPESHWARHLAGRSVLDLADLYPHGPGRLVVLAAHPDDETLGAGGLIATLAARGTAIDVVVASAGEGSHPASPTLTPHELAGIRKIELRDAVARLAPQARVHFLDLPDGGLARHRSALDAGLAAVVGPAEHTVLAAPWRTDGHTDHDTAGLAAAALARTRGLPLLEYPVWLWHWGTPDDVPRELVLLPLGGAAAGAKAAAMAAHVSQVQPLSEAPGDEALLSPAVLAHFERDFESFILTRPRRPRDVFEDLYRSSADPWQFESSFYEHRKRALSLAMLPRPHFASVFEPGCSIGVFTAELAARADAVQATDISERALALARRRLDGSPHVRLAQAAVPLDWPEGRFDLVVVSEIGYFLQPSELHELADRTEAALTDDGVVLLCHWRHPNEGWELTGDQVHEVFRARAGLQVLAEHCEEDFRIDVLARPGTPSVAAQSGLL, from the coding sequence ATGGTGAGCTTCAGCCACCTGGACGATTCCGTTCCGGAGTCTCACTGGGCCCGGCATCTGGCCGGCCGCAGCGTCCTGGACCTGGCGGACCTGTATCCGCACGGACCCGGACGACTGGTGGTCCTCGCCGCACATCCCGACGACGAGACCCTCGGCGCCGGCGGGCTGATCGCCACCCTGGCCGCCCGCGGCACGGCCATCGACGTCGTCGTCGCCAGCGCCGGCGAGGGATCCCACCCCGCGTCCCCCACCCTTACGCCGCACGAGCTGGCCGGCATCCGGAAGATCGAACTGCGCGACGCCGTCGCCCGGCTTGCCCCACAGGCACGGGTCCACTTCCTGGACCTGCCCGACGGCGGCCTCGCCCGGCACCGCAGCGCCCTCGATGCCGGTCTGGCGGCGGTTGTGGGACCAGCGGAACACACGGTGCTGGCCGCGCCCTGGCGCACCGACGGGCACACGGACCACGACACCGCCGGACTGGCCGCGGCCGCCCTGGCCCGGACGCGCGGCCTGCCGTTGCTGGAATATCCCGTGTGGCTCTGGCACTGGGGAACCCCGGACGACGTTCCCCGCGAGCTGGTGCTGCTGCCCCTGGGCGGCGCCGCGGCCGGCGCGAAGGCGGCAGCCATGGCGGCACACGTCAGCCAGGTGCAGCCGCTCTCTGAGGCGCCAGGCGACGAAGCACTGCTCAGCCCCGCCGTCCTGGCCCACTTCGAGCGGGACTTTGAGTCGTTCATCCTGACCCGCCCGCGCCGCCCCCGGGACGTTTTCGAGGACCTCTACCGGAGCTCGGCCGACCCCTGGCAGTTCGAAAGCAGCTTCTACGAACACCGCAAACGCGCCCTGAGCCTGGCCATGCTGCCGCGCCCGCACTTCGCCTCGGTGTTCGAACCTGGATGCTCCATCGGTGTTTTCACCGCGGAGCTGGCCGCCCGTGCCGACGCAGTCCAGGCCACGGACATCAGCGAACGTGCGCTGGCGCTGGCCCGCCGCCGGCTCGACGGCTCCCCGCATGTGCGTCTGGCGCAGGCCGCGGTGCCGCTGGACTGGCCCGAGGGCCGCTTTGACCTGGTGGTGGTCTCGGAGATCGGGTATTTCCTCCAGCCCAGTGAGCTGCATGAACTGGCTGACCGCACCGAGGCCGCACTGACCGACGACGGCGTGGTGCTGCTGTGCCACTGGCGCCACCCCAACGAGGGCTGGGAGCTGACCGGCGACCAGGTGCATGAGGTGTTCCGGGCCCGGGCCGGCCTGCAGGTGCTCGCCGAGCACTGCGAGGAGGACTTCCGGATCGATGTCCTGGCCCGCCCCGGAACGCCGTCCGTGGCCGCGCAGTCCGGGCTGCTCTGA
- a CDS encoding glycosyltransferase, translated as MPVPGQLAVVMPVRNEEQLLPAALLSVRAAVRSLRQQCAARSTVTVVLDSCTDGSADVVARLQRDWSSELDLQIVAGSFGTVGASRAAGIAALPPLPGLWIANTDADTVVPPNWLFQQHALAAAGYGLVLGTAVPEPADLSREEYAAWKRRHTLAEGHPHIHGANLGFTAAAYRKAGGFAPLAAHEDVDLVARIKAAGTPWIATDRIRVVTSGRRDGRAPEGFSRYLSQLLRG; from the coding sequence ATGCCCGTTCCCGGACAGCTCGCCGTCGTCATGCCGGTGCGCAACGAAGAGCAGCTGCTGCCTGCCGCGCTGTTGTCGGTGCGCGCTGCCGTCAGGTCCCTCCGGCAGCAGTGCGCAGCCCGATCGACGGTCACTGTGGTGCTGGATTCCTGCACCGATGGCTCGGCCGACGTCGTTGCCCGGCTGCAGCGCGACTGGTCATCGGAGCTTGACCTGCAGATCGTTGCCGGATCCTTTGGCACGGTCGGGGCTTCGCGTGCCGCCGGCATCGCCGCGCTGCCGCCGCTGCCCGGGTTGTGGATCGCCAACACCGACGCGGACACGGTGGTGCCTCCGAACTGGCTCTTCCAGCAGCACGCCCTGGCCGCTGCCGGATACGGCCTGGTGCTGGGCACGGCGGTTCCGGAGCCGGCGGACCTGAGCCGCGAGGAGTACGCGGCCTGGAAACGGCGGCACACGCTGGCCGAGGGGCACCCCCATATCCATGGCGCCAACCTGGGCTTCACTGCGGCTGCCTACCGCAAAGCCGGAGGGTTTGCGCCGCTGGCCGCCCATGAGGACGTGGATCTGGTAGCCCGGATCAAAGCCGCCGGTACTCCCTGGATTGCCACCGACCGGATCCGCGTGGTGACCTCTGGACGCCGCGACGGGCGTGCCCCGGAGGGATTCTCCCGCTACCTGAGCCAACTGCTTCGGGGCTGA
- a CDS encoding DUF2630 family protein, whose product MDGTEIQHRISELVQQEQSLRDAPAGDHPEERLERLRRVEEQLDQCWDLLRQRRARAHAGEDPDEAEVRPAPEVEGYRQ is encoded by the coding sequence ATGGACGGTACCGAGATTCAGCACCGCATTTCAGAACTCGTGCAGCAGGAACAGTCGCTGCGGGATGCCCCGGCGGGGGACCACCCGGAAGAGCGGCTGGAAAGGCTGCGCCGGGTGGAGGAGCAACTGGACCAATGCTGGGACCTGCTGCGGCAGCGCCGGGCCCGGGCGCATGCAGGAGAGGATCCCGACGAGGCCGAGGTCCGCCCCGCCCCCGAGGTGGAAGGCTACCGGCAGTAA
- a CDS encoding Ku protein — MRAIWKGSIAFGLVNVPVKVYAATEDHDVSLHQVHEKDGGRIRYQRRCEVCGEVVEYKDIAKAYDDGEQTVVLTDEDLASLPVEKSREIEVVEFVPSEQVDPILLNRTYYLEPDSSSSKSYVLLRRTLEDTERTAIVQFSLRQKSRLGALRVRDNVLTLQTLLWEDEVREASFPSLDEKVRISSKELEMSSALVDSFSSDFNPAEFTDDYQEQLKTLIEAKLEKGESLDTEETFGAEAEEEGGKVLDLMEALRRSVEKNRDKKSGGSKPGSGGAKSSGAKGKDSATAEKKPAARKTAAKTRKGA, encoded by the coding sequence ATGAGAGCCATCTGGAAGGGATCCATCGCGTTTGGGCTGGTCAATGTGCCGGTCAAGGTTTATGCCGCCACCGAAGACCACGATGTCAGCCTGCATCAGGTCCATGAAAAGGACGGCGGACGGATCCGCTACCAGCGCCGCTGCGAGGTCTGCGGTGAGGTGGTGGAGTACAAGGACATTGCCAAGGCGTACGACGACGGCGAACAGACCGTGGTGCTGACCGACGAGGACCTTGCCTCGCTGCCGGTGGAGAAAAGCCGCGAAATCGAAGTGGTCGAGTTTGTGCCCAGCGAGCAGGTGGACCCCATCCTGCTGAACCGGACCTACTATCTGGAACCGGATTCCAGCTCCAGCAAGTCCTATGTGCTGCTGAGGCGGACGCTGGAGGACACCGAACGGACCGCCATCGTGCAGTTTTCACTGCGCCAGAAGAGCCGGCTCGGAGCGCTGCGGGTCCGGGACAACGTCCTGACCCTGCAGACACTGCTCTGGGAAGACGAAGTCCGGGAAGCATCCTTTCCCTCCCTGGACGAAAAAGTGCGGATCAGTTCGAAGGAATTGGAGATGTCCTCGGCGTTGGTGGACTCCTTCAGCTCGGATTTTAATCCGGCGGAATTCACCGACGACTACCAGGAGCAGCTGAAGACGCTGATCGAGGCGAAACTGGAAAAGGGCGAGTCCCTGGATACCGAGGAAACATTCGGCGCCGAGGCCGAAGAGGAAGGCGGCAAGGTCCTGGACCTCATGGAGGCCCTGCGCCGGAGCGTGGAAAAGAACCGGGACAAGAAGTCCGGCGGATCCAAGCCCGGTTCCGGAGGAGCAAAGTCCTCAGGCGCCAAGGGCAAGGACAGTGCAACGGCGGAGAAGAAACCGGCGGCCCGCAAGACGGCCGCCAAAACCAGGAAGGGCGCCTAG
- the soxR gene encoding redox-sensitive transcriptional activator SoxR produces the protein MGTTVGSDGLTDAGGSARSELTVGQVAERSGVAVSALHFYERQGLISSWRTAGNQRRFDRSVLRRVAVIRAAQRAGIPLATIARALEELPTDAVPDHNDWQRLSLAWRQELDARIHSLEALRDRLGGCIGCGCLSLAECRFVNPDDESAGRGTGAPVLDY, from the coding sequence ATGGGCACGACTGTGGGCAGTGACGGATTAACAGACGCGGGTGGCTCCGCCCGGTCCGAACTGACGGTGGGCCAGGTGGCGGAGCGCAGCGGCGTGGCCGTTTCCGCCCTGCATTTCTACGAGCGGCAGGGCCTGATTTCCAGCTGGCGCACAGCGGGGAACCAGCGACGCTTTGACCGCTCCGTGCTCCGGCGGGTGGCGGTGATCCGGGCTGCCCAGCGGGCGGGTATCCCGCTGGCCACCATTGCCCGCGCCCTGGAAGAACTGCCGACGGATGCCGTGCCCGATCACAATGACTGGCAGCGCCTCTCACTGGCCTGGCGGCAGGAACTGGACGCCCGGATCCATTCGCTGGAGGCCCTGCGGGACCGCCTCGGCGGCTGCATCGGCTGCGGCTGCCTCTCGCTTGCGGAATGCCGGTTTGTTAACCCCGACGACGAATCGGCCGGACGGGGAACCGGAGCGCCAGTCCTGGACTACTGA
- a CDS encoding flavin reductase family protein, whose protein sequence is MLTDHFKDAFRAHPAGVAVITAAGESGPAGITASSVSSVSAEPAILVFSLASATGSAGVIASAETIVVHLLGARNAGLADLFARPGSARFTSTLAWETLPNGEPLLMDVPRALRARVLDRAAVGSSVLVTAEVLDVLTPGGPDEPLVYHNRTYHRLGDHSTL, encoded by the coding sequence ATGCTCACAGACCATTTCAAGGACGCTTTCCGTGCCCATCCGGCGGGAGTTGCCGTCATTACTGCAGCGGGTGAATCCGGTCCGGCCGGAATCACAGCATCGTCTGTGTCGTCAGTTTCGGCTGAGCCGGCCATCCTGGTCTTCTCGCTGGCTTCGGCCACCGGCTCGGCCGGCGTTATTGCGTCCGCCGAGACCATCGTGGTGCACCTGCTGGGCGCCCGCAACGCCGGGCTCGCCGACCTCTTTGCGCGTCCGGGATCGGCCCGTTTCACCTCGACCCTGGCCTGGGAGACCCTGCCTAACGGCGAGCCGCTGCTCATGGATGTTCCCCGGGCGTTGCGGGCCCGGGTCCTGGACCGGGCCGCCGTCGGCTCCTCGGTCCTGGTGACCGCCGAGGTGCTGGACGTACTGACCCCGGGCGGGCCCGATGAGCCGCTGGTCTACCACAACCGGACGTACCACCGGCTGGGGGATCACTCCACTCTCTAG
- a CDS encoding PLDc N-terminal domain-containing protein, with protein sequence MAKKKSIKDLTAQQKKMVGVGATVQVLLAGLALADIWRRPAAEVRGPRALWSAACAVNFVGPLSYFIFGRRK encoded by the coding sequence GTGGCCAAGAAGAAGTCCATCAAGGACCTTACCGCCCAGCAGAAGAAGATGGTGGGCGTAGGCGCAACCGTCCAGGTGCTCCTCGCCGGCCTCGCCCTGGCCGACATCTGGCGCCGTCCCGCCGCTGAAGTCCGCGGCCCCCGCGCCCTGTGGTCCGCGGCCTGCGCGGTCAACTTTGTCGGACCGCTGTCCTACTTCATCTTCGGCCGGCGCAAGTAG
- a CDS encoding pentapeptide repeat-containing protein — protein MAAAARRPAGATRAAKGKTKPPVLDPVRLHGLADAAAPHAPDTFDGLRFDGESFDGTDLQGSTFSECEFSSASMMDTGLRGARFLDCRFTGLYAPVFRAPRSTFRDVVLEGSRLGSAELYDGAWDSVHVDGGKLDFVNLRSSRLTNVLFSGCLIDELDLDGVHATRVAFRDCRIGSLNLSGAVLQDVDLRSTEFRSITHLPGLNGATVDEDQLMMLAPLLAANLGLRIEG, from the coding sequence GTGGCAGCGGCAGCCAGGCGGCCGGCCGGAGCGACACGGGCGGCAAAAGGAAAGACCAAGCCGCCGGTGCTGGACCCGGTACGGCTGCACGGCCTGGCTGACGCAGCCGCACCGCACGCCCCTGATACCTTTGACGGCCTGCGTTTCGACGGTGAGTCCTTCGACGGCACCGACCTGCAGGGCAGCACCTTCTCCGAATGCGAATTCAGCTCGGCATCCATGATGGACACCGGCCTGCGGGGAGCCAGGTTCCTGGACTGCCGGTTCACGGGTCTGTACGCCCCGGTGTTCCGCGCTCCGCGCAGCACCTTCCGGGACGTGGTCCTGGAAGGCAGCAGGCTGGGATCGGCCGAGCTGTACGACGGCGCCTGGGATTCCGTCCACGTCGACGGCGGGAAGCTGGACTTCGTGAACCTGCGCAGCTCCCGGCTCACCAATGTCCTGTTCAGCGGCTGCCTGATCGACGAGCTGGACCTGGACGGCGTGCACGCCACCCGGGTCGCCTTCCGCGACTGCCGGATCGGAAGCCTGAACCTCTCCGGCGCAGTGCTGCAGGACGTGGACCTGCGCAGCACCGAGTTCCGCTCCATCACACACCTGCCGGGCCTGAACGGCGCCACCGTGGATGAGGACCAGCTGATGATGCTGGCCCCGCTGCTCGCCGCGAACCTGGGCCTGCGGATCGAAGGCTGA
- a CDS encoding SDR family oxidoreductase, translating into MTEAQRVLVTGATGYIGGRLVPLLLEDGHKVRVLVRSPEKLHDVPWHDDVEIVQGDLTDKDSVGEAMRGMDTLYFLVHSMASGKGFADQEQQIAHLVADAAAESGVQRIVYLGGLHPEGELSPHMRSRTEVGRILLEGKVPAVVYQAGVVIGSGSASFEMIRHLTETLPVMPAPSWVRRRIEPIAIRDVLHYLVRAVDLPPDTNRTFDIGSREVLTYAEIMNGYAEEAGLPQRRIYALPLPAPRLAGMWVALVTPIPRSMSLPLVESLQHDAVSKERDIDRYLPGPDGGPTGYHEAVKRALGKERRGEVETTWAGASPAADEASSPLPSDPDWAGQTVYVDSRQRRSTVAPEHVWKVIEGIGGKNGWYSLPMAWAIRGVLDKTVGGAGLTRGRRHPTTLFTGDVVDWWRVELLERGRLLRLRAEMRVPGKAWLELRVDPDGGGSLYRQRAIYFPKGLGGKLYWWLIAPFHGLIFPSMAKNIIKNAARLAEEG; encoded by the coding sequence ATGACTGAAGCGCAGCGTGTTTTGGTAACGGGTGCCACCGGCTACATCGGTGGGCGGCTGGTTCCGCTGCTGCTCGAGGACGGCCACAAGGTGCGGGTTCTGGTGCGCTCCCCGGAGAAACTGCACGACGTTCCGTGGCACGACGACGTCGAAATCGTCCAGGGCGACCTCACGGACAAGGACTCAGTGGGTGAGGCCATGCGGGGCATGGACACGCTCTACTTCCTGGTGCATTCCATGGCCTCGGGCAAGGGGTTTGCGGACCAGGAACAGCAGATCGCGCATCTGGTGGCGGATGCCGCAGCGGAGTCCGGCGTGCAGCGGATCGTCTATCTCGGTGGGCTGCATCCCGAGGGTGAGCTGTCTCCGCATATGCGTTCGAGGACCGAGGTGGGGCGGATCCTGCTCGAAGGCAAGGTCCCCGCCGTCGTCTACCAGGCCGGCGTGGTGATCGGCTCCGGGTCGGCCTCGTTTGAAATGATCCGGCACCTGACCGAAACCCTGCCCGTGATGCCGGCGCCTAGCTGGGTCCGCCGGAGGATCGAGCCCATCGCCATCCGCGACGTGCTGCACTACCTTGTCCGCGCCGTCGACCTCCCTCCGGACACCAACCGCACCTTCGACATCGGTTCCCGGGAGGTCCTGACCTACGCCGAGATCATGAACGGCTACGCCGAGGAGGCCGGGCTGCCGCAGCGCCGGATCTACGCACTGCCCCTGCCCGCGCCCCGGCTGGCGGGCATGTGGGTGGCCCTGGTGACGCCTATCCCGCGGTCCATGTCCCTGCCGCTGGTGGAATCCCTGCAGCACGACGCGGTGTCCAAGGAACGCGACATTGACCGGTACCTGCCAGGGCCCGACGGCGGTCCCACCGGCTACCACGAGGCGGTCAAGCGGGCGCTGGGCAAGGAAAGGCGCGGCGAGGTGGAAACCACCTGGGCGGGGGCGTCCCCGGCGGCGGACGAGGCGTCTTCGCCTTTGCCCAGCGACCCGGACTGGGCCGGCCAGACCGTGTACGTGGATTCCCGCCAGCGCCGCTCGACGGTGGCGCCGGAGCATGTCTGGAAAGTGATTGAGGGGATCGGCGGCAAGAACGGCTGGTATTCGCTGCCCATGGCCTGGGCCATCCGCGGTGTGCTGGACAAGACGGTGGGCGGTGCCGGACTGACCCGCGGCCGGCGCCACCCCACCACCCTGTTCACCGGTGACGTGGTGGACTGGTGGCGGGTGGAGCTGCTGGAACGCGGGCGGCTGCTGCGGCTGCGGGCGGAGATGCGGGTTCCCGGGAAGGCCTGGCTGGAGCTGCGGGTGGATCCCGACGGCGGCGGCAGCCTGTACCGGCAGCGCGCCATCTACTTCCCGAAGGGATTGGGCGGCAAGCTGTACTGGTGGCTGATCGCCCCGTTCCACGGCCTGATTTTCCCGTCCATGGCCAAGAACATCATCAAGAATGCCGCCCGGCTGGCCGAGGAAGGCTGA